A stretch of the Carassius carassius chromosome 50, fCarCar2.1, whole genome shotgun sequence genome encodes the following:
- the LOC132133796 gene encoding uncharacterized protein LOC132133796 — MSFTATPGHHGPWVHPQRRTRAGSRATTSPPPAFDISIRNCFAPLRETGRDAVIIGDSIVRHVSATLAEGKVHTHCLPGARVLDVSAQIPAILKVDESPRAVMLPAGVNDTTLRQTETLKRDFSSLIETVRSTTPAATIVVSGPLPTYRRGHERFSRLFALNEWLLSWCKEQKLLFVNNWNLFWERPRLFRADGLHPSRIGAELLSDNISRTLRSM, encoded by the coding sequence atgtccttcactgcgacgccgggacaccacggaccctgggtgcatccacagcggaggacgcgagccgggtcccgggcgacgacttctccccctcctgccttcgacatctccatccggaactgcttcgctcccctccgcgagacaggacgcgacgctgtgatcatcggagactccatcgtccgacacgtaagtgctacgttagccgaaggtaaagtgcacactcattgtttgcctggtgctcgtgttctcgatgtttctgcacagatacccgcgatcctgaaggtcgacgagagccccagagcggtcatgCTTcccgccggggttaacgacaccacgctgcggcagacggagacgctgaagagggacttcagcagcctgatcgagacggttcgcagcacgacgcccgcggcgacgatcgtcgtgtcaggaccactgcccacgtatcgacgaggacacgaaaggttcagtagactttttgctttaaatgaatggttgttgtcatggtgtaaagaacagaaactgctatttgttaataactggaatcttttctgggagcgtcctaggctgtttcgcgctgatggattacaccccagcagaatcggagcggagctgctctctgacaacatctccaggacacttcgctccatgtga